Proteins encoded by one window of Mycolicibacterium sp. ND9-15:
- a CDS encoding restriction endonuclease, whose translation MRRVTVKVYPVAAAASGVGAWLLGVAPQWSLALGLVTPLLVVAAPRFLAGALVGAMTPGAREDVTAAMSGAEFEDYVARTARSCGAPVIMTAITGDWGVDIIVGKRPNRLAVQCKRQSRPVGASAVQEVVAGAPMQDCAKTMVVTNHGFTSAARKLAALHGCELVGGADLPRLRSTIRRLLEPSAPTEIS comes from the coding sequence ATTCGTCGGGTGACGGTGAAGGTGTACCCGGTGGCGGCCGCCGCTTCGGGCGTCGGAGCGTGGCTCCTCGGGGTCGCCCCGCAGTGGAGCCTGGCGCTCGGGCTCGTCACGCCACTGCTTGTCGTCGCGGCGCCGAGATTCCTCGCCGGGGCGTTAGTCGGCGCGATGACTCCCGGTGCCCGCGAGGACGTCACCGCGGCGATGTCGGGTGCCGAGTTCGAGGACTACGTCGCGCGCACGGCCCGGTCGTGCGGCGCGCCGGTGATCATGACCGCCATCACCGGCGACTGGGGTGTCGACATCATCGTCGGCAAGCGGCCGAATCGTCTTGCGGTTCAGTGCAAGCGCCAGTCCCGTCCCGTCGGCGCCAGCGCGGTGCAGGAAGTGGTCGCGGGCGCGCCGATGCAGGACTGCGCCAAGACCATGGTCGTGACGAACCACGGATTCACCTCTGCTGCACGCAAACTCGCCGCACTTCACGGATGCGAGCTGGTCGGCGGGGCGGACCTCCCGCGTCTGCGGTCGACGATCCGGCGGCTGCTGGAACCGTCGGCGCCGACCGAGATCAGTTGA